A window of the Mucilaginibacter sp. cycad4 genome harbors these coding sequences:
- a CDS encoding aldehyde dehydrogenase family protein, producing MEPNISDILKRLHINDINDAFSTGSTWGSSASAAVKDITSPVDGKKIASVRLATEADYNQAVEQAAKAFKTWRKTPAPKRGEIVRQIGEALRAAKQDLGTLVSYEMGKSLQEGLGEVQEMIDIADFAVGLSRQLYGLTMHSERPEHRMYEQYHPLGIVGIISAFNFPVAVWSWNSLLAWVCGDVCIWKPSEKTPLTAIACQHIAQEIFKKNNIEEGVSCLVIGDRNIGELMAADIRVPLVSATGSTRMGKAVSAAVGARLGKSLLELGGNNSIIISENADLDMSLIGAVFGAVGTAGQRCTSTRRLIIHESVYDAFKQKLVNAYKQIRIGNPLDEHNHMGPLIDTDAVALYLDSIEKCKAEGGNFVVEGGKLEGAGYESGCYVKPCIAEVENHFKIVQHETFAPILYLIKYSTIEEAIELQNGVPQGLSSAIMTNNLREAEQFLSYAGSDCGIANVNIGTSGAEIGGAFGGEKETGGGRESGSDAWKVYMRRQTNTINYSKTLPLAQGIKFDL from the coding sequence ATGGAACCTAATATTTCAGATATCCTAAAACGTTTACATATAAACGATATTAATGATGCCTTTAGTACAGGCAGCACCTGGGGCAGCAGCGCCAGTGCCGCAGTAAAAGATATAACATCGCCGGTCGACGGCAAAAAAATAGCATCGGTAAGGCTGGCAACCGAAGCAGATTATAACCAGGCAGTTGAACAAGCCGCCAAAGCATTTAAAACATGGCGCAAAACCCCGGCACCCAAACGCGGCGAAATAGTACGCCAGATTGGTGAAGCTTTACGCGCAGCCAAGCAGGACCTGGGCACCCTGGTATCCTACGAAATGGGCAAAAGCCTGCAGGAAGGCCTGGGCGAAGTGCAGGAAATGATAGATATTGCCGATTTTGCCGTAGGCTTAAGCCGCCAGCTATATGGTTTAACCATGCACAGCGAAAGACCTGAGCACCGCATGTATGAGCAATATCACCCACTGGGTATTGTTGGTATTATTTCGGCATTTAATTTCCCGGTGGCAGTTTGGAGCTGGAACTCGCTGCTGGCCTGGGTTTGCGGTGATGTATGCATCTGGAAACCATCCGAAAAAACACCGTTAACGGCCATTGCCTGCCAGCACATAGCACAGGAAATTTTTAAAAAGAATAATATTGAAGAGGGCGTTTCATGCCTGGTTATCGGCGACCGCAACATTGGTGAGCTCATGGCCGCCGATATCCGCGTTCCCTTGGTATCTGCTACCGGCTCAACCCGCATGGGTAAAGCGGTAAGTGCCGCTGTTGGCGCGAGGCTGGGCAAAAGCCTGCTGGAGCTTGGCGGTAATAACTCCATCATCATCAGCGAAAATGCCGACCTGGATATGTCGCTCATCGGGGCGGTATTTGGCGCGGTGGGTACTGCCGGGCAGCGTTGTACCAGTACCCGCAGGCTCATTATTCACGAAAGTGTTTACGATGCTTTTAAACAAAAACTGGTTAACGCTTATAAACAGATCAGGATTGGAAACCCATTGGATGAACACAACCATATGGGGCCGCTGATTGATACCGATGCTGTTGCCTTATACCTTGATTCGATTGAAAAATGCAAGGCCGAAGGCGGCAACTTTGTAGTTGAGGGAGGTAAGCTGGAAGGTGCTGGGTATGAATCGGGTTGCTATGTAAAGCCATGCATTGCCGAGGTTGAAAATCACTTTAAGATAGTGCAGCATGAAACCTTTGCGCCTATCCTTTACCTCATTAAATACAGCACTATTGAGGAGGCAATTGAGTTGCAGAACGGTGTTCCGCAGGGCTTATCGTCGGCCATTATGACCAATAATTTGCGTGAGGCAGAACAATTTTTATCCTACGCAGGTTCTGATTGCGGAATTGCCAATGTTAACATCGGCACATCCGGGGCTGAAATAGGTGGTGCTTTCGGTGGTGAAAAGGAAACAGGCGGCGGCAGGGAATCAGGCTCGGATGCCTGGAAAGTTTATATGAGGCGACAGACCAATACTATTAACTATTCAAAAACGTTGCCTTTAGCCCAGGGGATCAAGTTTGATTTGTAG
- a CDS encoding vitamin B12-dependent ribonucleotide reductase, whose protein sequence is MAKNITRKTPATSGEKGLRAERYFSKDGTSVYDLFKYEKRSSVIRNPSGDAVFEMNDVEVPAGWSQVATDILAQKYFRKAGVPQADGTTGSEKSIKQVAHRMANCWKDWGMRYGYFASPKDAEIFYDEIVYTIVGQLAAPNSPQWFNTGLHTSYGITGKPQGHYYVDPVTEQLSKSTSAYERPQPHACFILSVDDDLVNEGGIMDLWVREARIFKYGSGVGTNFSKIRGDNEKLSGGGYSSGLMSFLKIGDRAAGAIKSGGTTRRAAKMVCLDLDHPEIEGFVNWKVEEEKKVAALIAAGYSSDYEGEAYRTVSGQNSNNSVRIPNSFFTALKTGSAWNLTSRMSGKTVKSISSQKLWDDIAFAAWACADPGVQFDSTINEWHTCPEGGRINASNPCSEYMFLDNTACNLASINLAHFFDAQTRVFDVKGFEHACRIWTIVLEISVLMAQFPSKEVAQLSYDYRTLGLGYANLGSALMVNGIPYDSDEARAIGGAITAIMTGTAYATSAEMARELGAFSCYNDNKEHMMRVMRNHRYAAYNSTENYEGLEIAPPGINQKICPDYLLSAACNAWDKAVEMGEKYGYRNAQTTVIAPTGTIGLVMDCDTTGIEPDFALVKFKKLSGGGYFKIINQAVPEALRNLGYQDHEVTAIVNYAKGAATLKGAPHINIDTLKAKGFNDDELEKLDKGLVSAFEISFAFNIWSLGEECLKRLGITAEQYNAPDFNVLRALGFSKKQIAEANEYICGTMTIEGAPYLKQHHYPIFDCANKCGAKGERYIHAHGHIKMMASAQPFLSGAISKTINLPNEAKVDEIKDCYELSWKLGLKANALYRDGCKLSQPLSTKSDVKEEADDKLDTVEEVLGEAANVKLSDLTPEQVIEAAMAIMEKSKDTNFMRQLSRVVQKKHLPYKRRGFTQKASIDGQTVFVRTGEYEDGTLGEIFVDMHKEGATFRSLMNCFAIAVSIGLQYGVPLEEYVEKFTFTRFEPAGMVVGHTNIKSATSIIDYIFRMLGYEYQDRTDLVHIITDKNGVLGNPQMGDEDFNADETNIYHPSAQSSDNSVNAQRKGLSFDVSMGVQSDAPSCNVCGHTTVRSGTCYKCLNCGNSMGCS, encoded by the coding sequence ATGGCTAAAAACATTACCAGGAAGACGCCCGCAACAAGCGGAGAAAAGGGGCTCAGAGCCGAACGCTATTTCAGCAAAGATGGTACCAGCGTTTATGACCTGTTTAAATATGAAAAACGCTCATCAGTGATCCGCAATCCATCCGGCGACGCTGTGTTTGAAATGAACGATGTTGAAGTACCGGCGGGTTGGTCGCAGGTGGCTACTGATATCCTGGCTCAAAAATATTTCCGTAAGGCAGGCGTACCTCAGGCCGATGGTACAACCGGATCAGAAAAAAGCATTAAACAGGTTGCCCACCGCATGGCCAACTGCTGGAAGGACTGGGGCATGCGATATGGTTACTTTGCTTCACCAAAAGATGCCGAGATCTTTTATGATGAAATAGTTTATACTATTGTTGGGCAACTGGCCGCCCCAAATTCGCCGCAGTGGTTCAACACAGGGTTGCATACCTCATACGGAATTACCGGCAAACCGCAAGGGCACTATTATGTCGACCCGGTAACAGAACAGCTGAGTAAATCAACCTCAGCATATGAACGCCCGCAGCCTCATGCATGCTTCATCCTTTCTGTTGATGACGATTTGGTGAACGAGGGCGGCATTATGGACCTGTGGGTTCGTGAGGCCCGTATTTTTAAATACGGATCGGGCGTAGGCACAAACTTTTCTAAAATCCGCGGCGATAACGAAAAGCTATCAGGAGGAGGTTATTCATCAGGCCTGATGTCATTCCTGAAAATTGGAGACAGGGCAGCAGGGGCCATCAAGTCGGGCGGAACTACCCGCCGGGCAGCCAAAATGGTTTGTCTTGATCTGGACCACCCCGAAATTGAGGGTTTTGTGAACTGGAAAGTAGAAGAAGAAAAGAAAGTAGCGGCCCTTATAGCAGCCGGTTATTCGTCTGATTATGAAGGCGAGGCTTACCGCACGGTATCCGGTCAAAATTCCAACAACTCAGTACGCATTCCTAACAGTTTTTTTACAGCGCTTAAAACCGGCTCGGCCTGGAATTTAACCAGCAGGATGAGCGGCAAAACTGTTAAATCCATATCGTCGCAAAAACTGTGGGATGATATCGCATTTGCAGCATGGGCCTGTGCCGATCCGGGTGTGCAGTTTGATAGTACCATTAACGAATGGCATACCTGCCCCGAAGGTGGCCGCATCAACGCTTCTAACCCTTGCTCGGAGTATATGTTTTTGGATAATACAGCCTGCAACCTGGCATCCATCAACCTTGCCCATTTCTTTGATGCGCAAACCCGCGTATTTGATGTAAAAGGTTTTGAACATGCCTGCCGCATCTGGACTATTGTACTGGAAATCTCTGTATTGATGGCGCAATTCCCATCAAAAGAGGTAGCACAATTATCCTATGATTACCGCACACTTGGCCTTGGTTATGCCAACCTGGGCTCGGCCCTGATGGTGAACGGTATTCCTTATGACAGCGATGAGGCCCGTGCTATTGGCGGTGCCATTACCGCCATCATGACTGGTACTGCCTATGCAACCTCGGCCGAAATGGCCCGCGAGCTGGGTGCTTTCAGCTGTTATAATGATAACAAGGAGCACATGATGAGGGTGATGCGCAACCATCGCTATGCCGCCTATAATTCTACCGAAAACTATGAGGGTCTGGAAATTGCCCCTCCGGGCATCAACCAAAAGATCTGTCCCGATTACCTGCTTTCGGCTGCCTGCAACGCCTGGGACAAGGCCGTTGAAATGGGCGAAAAATATGGCTACCGCAATGCGCAAACTACTGTTATTGCCCCTACGGGCACTATCGGTTTGGTGATGGATTGCGATACTACCGGTATCGAGCCGGATTTTGCGCTGGTAAAATTTAAAAAGCTATCGGGAGGCGGTTACTTCAAGATCATTAACCAAGCCGTACCCGAGGCTTTGCGCAATTTAGGTTACCAGGATCATGAGGTTACCGCTATTGTTAATTATGCTAAAGGTGCAGCAACCCTAAAAGGCGCGCCGCATATCAATATAGATACGCTTAAAGCCAAAGGTTTTAATGATGATGAGCTGGAAAAATTGGACAAGGGCCTGGTATCTGCCTTTGAGATCAGCTTTGCCTTCAATATCTGGTCGCTGGGCGAAGAATGTTTGAAACGGTTGGGGATCACGGCCGAGCAGTATAATGCGCCGGATTTTAACGTGCTGCGCGCACTTGGTTTCAGCAAAAAACAAATTGCAGAAGCTAATGAGTATATCTGCGGTACCATGACCATTGAAGGAGCCCCGTACCTGAAACAACATCACTATCCTATTTTTGATTGTGCCAACAAATGCGGCGCAAAAGGAGAGCGGTACATCCATGCCCATGGGCACATCAAAATGATGGCTTCGGCGCAGCCGTTTCTTTCGGGTGCTATCTCCAAAACCATCAACCTGCCCAACGAAGCTAAAGTTGATGAGATCAAAGATTGCTATGAGCTTTCGTGGAAGCTGGGCCTGAAAGCCAACGCACTTTATCGTGACGGTTGTAAACTATCTCAACCGCTCTCAACCAAATCAGATGTTAAGGAAGAAGCTGATGACAAGCTGGATACGGTTGAAGAAGTATTAGGCGAAGCTGCCAACGTAAAACTGAGCGACCTGACACCCGAGCAGGTTATTGAAGCAGCTATGGCCATCATGGAAAAATCAAAGGATACTAATTTTATGCGCCAGCTTTCGCGCGTGGTGCAAAAGAAACACCTGCCATACAAACGCCGCGGCTTTACGCAAAAAGCCAGTATTGACGGGCAAACCGTATTTGTGCGCACCGGCGAATATGAGGACGGCACCCTGGGCGAGATTTTTGTGGATATGCATAAAGAGGGTGCAACCTTCCGCTCATTGATGAACTGTTTTGCCATTGCAGTATCTATCGGCCTGCAATACGGTGTTCCGCTGGAGGAGTATGTAGAAAAATTCACTTTCACCCGTTTTGAGCCGGCCGGCATGGTGGTGGGGCATACCAATATTAAAAGTGCAACCTCCATTATCGATTATATTTTCAGAATGCTGGGCTATGAATACCAGGACCGCACCGACCTGGTACACATCATTACCGATAAAAACGGCGTATTGGGAAACCCGCAAATGGGTGATGAGGATTTTAATGCTGATGAAACCAATATATACCACCCATCAGCCCAATCTTCAGATAATTCTGTAAATGCTCAAAGAAAAGGCTTATCTTTCGATGTTAGTATGGGCGTACAAAGCGATGCTCCAAGCTGCAACGTTTGCGGGCATACCACAGTACGTTCGGGCACTTGTTATAAATGCTTAAACTGC
- the plsX gene encoding phosphate acyltransferase PlsX, with protein MKIGLDIMGGDYAPKAAVLGAIEAYKTLSADQKLVLIGDKEVTVSILQENGVSPDNFEFVHTTEVIGMGEHPTKAIVQKPDSSISVGFQLLKSGEIQAFSSAGNTGAMLVGAMFSVKTIPGVVRPAMTTIVPKLKGGLGILLDVGANADCKPDVLVQFGVLGSLFAQTVYDIAKPRVALINIGEEEEKGNILSQATYPLMKATTLFNFVGNVEGRDLFSESADVYVCDGFTGNVILKLAESFYVITRKKQLKDEFFDRFNYEQYGGSPILGVNAPVVVGHGISSPEAIKNMVLLSRNMVESNLVDKIKQAFQ; from the coding sequence ATGAAGATTGGCTTAGATATTATGGGCGGTGATTACGCTCCCAAAGCAGCTGTTTTAGGAGCTATCGAAGCGTATAAAACTTTATCTGCCGACCAGAAACTGGTACTTATTGGCGATAAGGAAGTTACAGTAAGTATTCTTCAGGAAAATGGTGTAAGCCCTGATAACTTCGAGTTTGTACATACAACGGAGGTTATTGGCATGGGCGAGCATCCTACCAAAGCTATTGTTCAGAAGCCTGATTCGAGCATATCGGTTGGTTTCCAACTGTTAAAAAGCGGCGAAATCCAGGCATTCTCATCGGCTGGTAACACCGGTGCCATGCTTGTTGGCGCCATGTTCAGCGTAAAAACTATTCCGGGTGTTGTACGTCCGGCTATGACTACTATTGTACCCAAACTAAAAGGCGGTTTGGGTATTTTGTTGGATGTAGGTGCCAATGCCGATTGCAAACCCGATGTGCTTGTTCAGTTCGGCGTACTCGGCAGCTTATTTGCCCAAACCGTTTATGATATAGCTAAGCCCCGGGTTGCACTTATAAACATTGGCGAGGAAGAAGAAAAAGGTAATATCCTTAGCCAGGCCACCTACCCATTAATGAAAGCTACAACGCTGTTTAACTTTGTAGGTAATGTTGAAGGACGCGATCTTTTTAGTGAAAGCGCCGACGTTTATGTATGCGATGGTTTTACCGGCAATGTAATATTAAAGCTTGCCGAATCGTTCTATGTTATAACGCGGAAGAAACAGCTAAAGGACGAGTTTTTTGACAGGTTTAATTATGAACAATACGGTGGCAGCCCAATACTGGGTGTAAATGCTCCCGTTGTTGTTGGTCACGGCATCTCGAGCCCCGAGGCAATAAAAAACATGGTCCTTTTATCAAGGAACATGGTGGAGAGTAACCTCGTTGATAAAATAAAACAAGCATTCCAGTAA
- a CDS encoding tetratricopeptide repeat protein, with protein sequence MEEEFEFGFTEDPKFSVERYEEMIRNQDLYFFDAQAFENIIDYYIEKNDPAKALQVAEYARNQHPFAAIFLIKQAQLLVVSNKVPEAFAALDKAAMLEASDADIYIIRGNLYESLERYSEALENYEKALDLAEETDEILLHIAYVYQNMGDYDTAITYLKLCLKQNMENQDALYELAFCYDVMDNQQESVQFYQQYIDNEPYSYAAWYNLGNAYTKLSLFEKAIDAYDYAILIKDSFASAYFNKGNALVNLEKYAEAIEVYRHTFEYEQPNADTYCAIGECYEKLEQMDDARAFYKKSVKMDPKLADAWFGIGVTLDFEERYFEALHFYKKALDLDIANADYWFAIADAEYKLGHLDEAEKAYEKVVELNPLDIDAWLDYSSILYEQQKLNEAIEIIAQAIKNNPEAAELYYRMVAYLFAKGEYNEALNNLEYALAADPEKHYILFDYLPQLQKNKVIVDIINRYTK encoded by the coding sequence ATGGAAGAAGAATTTGAATTTGGTTTTACCGAAGACCCAAAATTCTCGGTAGAACGGTACGAGGAAATGATCAGAAATCAGGACTTGTACTTTTTTGATGCCCAGGCGTTTGAGAACATTATCGACTACTACATCGAGAAAAATGACCCGGCCAAGGCATTACAGGTAGCAGAGTACGCGCGAAACCAGCACCCTTTTGCGGCAATTTTCCTGATCAAACAGGCCCAACTGCTTGTGGTAAGCAACAAAGTTCCGGAGGCTTTTGCCGCCCTGGATAAAGCGGCCATGCTTGAAGCATCTGACGCGGATATCTATATTATCCGCGGTAACCTGTATGAAAGCCTGGAACGTTATTCTGAGGCGCTGGAGAACTACGAAAAGGCCCTTGACCTTGCCGAAGAGACCGACGAGATCTTGCTGCACATTGCTTATGTTTATCAAAACATGGGCGACTATGATACTGCCATAACCTACCTGAAACTTTGCCTTAAGCAAAATATGGAAAACCAGGATGCCCTTTACGAACTGGCTTTTTGCTACGACGTAATGGACAACCAGCAGGAAAGCGTGCAGTTTTACCAGCAATACATCGATAACGAGCCCTACAGCTACGCGGCCTGGTATAATTTAGGCAATGCCTATACCAAACTAAGCCTGTTTGAAAAAGCTATCGATGCCTATGATTATGCTATATTAATTAAGGACAGCTTTGCTTCGGCCTATTTTAACAAAGGCAATGCACTGGTTAACCTTGAAAAATATGCTGAAGCTATAGAAGTGTACCGCCACACCTTTGAGTACGAGCAACCCAATGCCGATACTTATTGTGCCATTGGCGAATGCTACGAAAAGCTGGAGCAAATGGATGATGCGCGTGCCTTCTATAAAAAATCGGTTAAGATGGACCCGAAACTGGCTGATGCCTGGTTTGGGATTGGCGTAACCCTTGATTTTGAGGAACGCTATTTTGAGGCCCTGCACTTTTATAAAAAAGCGCTCGACCTGGATATCGCCAACGCAGATTACTGGTTTGCCATAGCCGATGCCGAATACAAGCTTGGGCATTTAGATGAAGCAGAAAAGGCTTACGAAAAGGTGGTTGAGCTAAACCCGCTTGATATTGATGCCTGGCTGGACTATTCGTCGATACTTTATGAGCAGCAAAAGCTTAATGAAGCTATCGAAATTATAGCTCAGGCCATCAAAAACAACCCCGAAGCCGCTGAACTTTACTACCGCATGGTAGCTTACCTGTTTGCTAAAGGCGAATATAACGAAGCCCTTAACAACCTGGAATACGCGTTAGCGGCCGATCCGGAAAAACATTATATCCTGTTTGATTACCTGCCGCAATTGCAAAAAAATAAAGTGATTGTGGATATTATTAACAGGTATACTAAGTAG
- the rpmF gene encoding 50S ribosomal protein L32, which yields MPHPKRKFSKSRRDKRRTHYKAEAPTLTTCQTTGAVHLPHRAYTVDGNVYYNGKVLIEKAAVA from the coding sequence ATGCCACATCCAAAGCGGAAATTTTCGAAATCAAGGAGAGATAAACGCAGAACGCATTACAAAGCGGAAGCTCCAACTTTAACTACCTGCCAAACTACAGGCGCTGTGCATTTGCCGCACAGAGCGTATACTGTTGATGGTAATGTTTACTACAACGGTAAAGTTCTTATTGAGAAAGCAGCAGTAGCATAA
- a CDS encoding phosphosulfolactate synthase — protein sequence MNYTINHLPDRTTKPRDKGITMVMDKGLSLRQVEDFIEVGGPYTDIVKLGWATSYVTPNLEQKLKLYREAGIPVYFGGTLFEAFIVRNQFDDYRRLLDKYQLEHCEVSDGSITIEHDVKCNYISELAKQVTVISEVGSKDVQKIFAPYKWIKLMNAEIEAGSWKVIAEARESGNVGIYRDSGEVRQGLIDEILTQIPEGTIIWEAPQKAQQVWFIKLIGANVSLGNIAPTDIIPLETLRLGIRSDTFDHFLEM from the coding sequence ATGAACTACACTATCAATCATCTTCCTGATCGTACAACTAAACCACGTGATAAAGGCATTACCATGGTGATGGATAAAGGCCTCAGTTTGCGCCAGGTTGAAGATTTTATTGAAGTTGGCGGCCCGTACACCGACATTGTAAAATTAGGTTGGGCTACGTCATATGTAACACCTAATCTTGAACAAAAACTAAAGCTCTACCGCGAGGCCGGGATCCCTGTTTATTTTGGGGGCACCTTGTTTGAGGCCTTTATAGTGCGTAACCAGTTTGACGATTACCGCCGTTTACTGGATAAATACCAGCTGGAACATTGCGAGGTATCCGACGGTTCGATCACGATAGAGCATGATGTAAAATGCAACTATATCAGCGAGCTGGCCAAACAGGTTACAGTAATATCCGAAGTGGGCTCAAAAGATGTTCAAAAGATCTTCGCTCCTTATAAATGGATCAAACTGATGAATGCAGAAATTGAAGCCGGCTCATGGAAAGTTATTGCCGAAGCACGTGAAAGCGGCAACGTGGGTATCTATCGTGATTCGGGAGAGGTACGCCAGGGGTTGATTGATGAGATCCTGACCCAGATTCCCGAAGGGACTATCATTTGGGAAGCCCCTCAAAAAGCACAACAGGTTTGGTTCATTAAACTGATTGGTGCAAACGTGAGCCTCGGCAATATCGCACCTACTGACATCATCCCATTGGAAACCTTAAGGCTGGGTATCCGCAGCGATACTTTCGACCATTTTTTAGAGATGTAA
- a CDS encoding DUF177 domain-containing protein: protein MKSLKKYSIPFTGLKLGKHQFEYDIQDDFFDEFEYSLVKKATLHCEVELDKQETMLILNFKIDGTIDTTCDRCLSQLPQQVDITEQQIAKFSDELIDEDEEIISLGKNDHEIDIAGLIYEYINVAVPFISVCDNEGETPYCDKEMLEKLNSFSANGEQSEQTDPRWDALRKMNK from the coding sequence TTGAAATCGCTTAAAAAATATTCGATTCCCTTTACGGGGCTTAAACTGGGGAAACACCAGTTTGAGTATGACATACAGGATGACTTTTTTGATGAGTTTGAATATTCGCTCGTTAAAAAAGCAACCCTGCATTGTGAGGTTGAACTGGATAAGCAGGAAACTATGCTGATCCTGAATTTTAAGATAGACGGCACAATTGATACTACCTGCGACAGGTGTTTATCGCAACTGCCGCAGCAGGTTGATATTACTGAACAGCAGATAGCTAAGTTCAGCGACGAGCTGATAGATGAAGACGAGGAGATCATTAGCCTTGGTAAAAACGATCATGAGATTGATATAGCCGGGCTGATTTACGAATATATTAACGTTGCAGTGCCGTTTATATCGGTTTGCGATAACGAGGGCGAAACCCCTTATTGTGATAAAGAAATGCTTGAAAAACTAAATAGTTTTTCGGCAAATGGTGAACAAAGTGAGCAAACAGACCCACGGTGGGATGCGCTCAGGAAAATGAATAAATAA
- a CDS encoding S8 family serine peptidase, whose product MFKFCKYVSATTLSAALLVNLPASAQQMPAADPAPPKAWHLLDLKESGFYGISLKQAYLFVQGKKSKPVVVATIDSGADTLQTDLKTVLWVNKKEIPGNGVDDDHNGYVDDIHGWNFLGGPGGKADFTETTEEVREYNKLKGKYASVTDSTATNKKEYAYWLRVKTVYDSTANKANTEIGQLSPVMNALMVTSGYIKRGLNLPANGTFTRADLVKVKATNDTLSQSKYVWESVFSQEGVGSTNAKIIKDLSEYLAKLNNDVSPDLTSRKRIVGDDPDTMDGKPYGNNLVKFADAAHGTGVAGLIGAVRNNNYGINGVADNVKLMIIKAVPNGDEYDKDVANAIRYAVDNGARVVNMSFGKKISPHKEWVDAAFKYAASKNVLLVMAAGNDSQDMDTQPEFPNDTFLDGSSSDADNVISVGASGPRIGQNLAGDFSNYGKKSVDIFAPGVKVTSITTDAEVDTEDGTSFSSPITAGIAALILEYYPTLSAKQVKEAILSSATPLNGTLVLKPGSKTEKVDFTTLSKTGGIVNAYKALQLASKMKSEVLPN is encoded by the coding sequence ATGTTCAAATTTTGTAAGTACGTAAGCGCAACCACTTTATCAGCAGCATTATTAGTTAATTTACCGGCATCGGCACAGCAAATGCCCGCAGCCGACCCCGCCCCGCCAAAAGCCTGGCACCTGCTTGATTTAAAGGAAAGCGGCTTTTACGGCATCAGTTTAAAGCAGGCTTACTTGTTTGTACAAGGCAAAAAAAGCAAGCCTGTTGTGGTTGCCACTATCGACAGCGGTGCCGACACCCTGCAAACGGACCTGAAAACAGTGTTATGGGTAAATAAAAAGGAAATTCCGGGAAATGGTGTTGATGACGACCATAACGGTTACGTTGATGATATACACGGATGGAACTTTTTGGGCGGCCCAGGCGGCAAAGCCGACTTTACCGAAACCACAGAAGAGGTACGTGAATACAATAAACTGAAAGGTAAATATGCTTCGGTTACAGATTCAACTGCTACCAATAAAAAAGAGTATGCTTACTGGCTGCGTGTTAAAACGGTTTATGATTCAACGGCAAACAAGGCTAATACTGAAATTGGCCAGCTTTCGCCGGTAATGAACGCGCTGATGGTTACCAGCGGGTATATTAAACGCGGTCTTAATTTACCAGCCAACGGCACTTTTACCCGGGCGGACCTTGTTAAGGTAAAAGCCACCAATGACACCCTAAGCCAAAGCAAATATGTTTGGGAATCGGTGTTTTCGCAGGAAGGTGTAGGGTCGACCAATGCCAAGATCATTAAAGACCTGAGCGAGTATCTTGCAAAGCTTAATAACGATGTATCACCCGATCTTACTTCGCGGAAGCGCATTGTAGGCGATGATCCTGATACCATGGACGGCAAACCATATGGCAATAACCTGGTGAAATTTGCCGATGCGGCACATGGCACAGGGGTAGCCGGGCTCATTGGCGCGGTGCGGAATAACAATTACGGTATCAATGGTGTAGCCGACAACGTTAAACTGATGATCATTAAGGCCGTGCCCAATGGTGATGAATATGATAAGGATGTGGCCAACGCTATCCGCTATGCGGTTGACAATGGTGCCAGGGTGGTTAATATGAGCTTTGGAAAAAAGATCTCGCCGCATAAGGAATGGGTTGACGCCGCTTTTAAATATGCTGCCTCAAAAAATGTATTACTGGTGATGGCTGCCGGTAACGATAGCCAGGATATGGATACCCAGCCGGAATTTCCAAACGATACTTTTTTAGATGGCTCATCAAGCGATGCTGATAACGTGATCAGCGTCGGAGCTTCGGGGCCCAGGATAGGGCAAAACCTTGCCGGCGATTTTTCTAATTACGGCAAAAAAAGCGTGGATATTTTTGCGCCGGGGGTAAAAGTTACCTCCATTACTACCGATGCTGAGGTTGATACTGAAGACGGCACCAGCTTTTCATCGCCAATAACAGCAGGCATAGCTGCTTTAATATTAGAGTACTATCCAACCCTGAGTGCTAAACAGGTAAAGGAAGCCATTTTAAGTTCGGCTACACCGCTTAACGGCACCCTGGTATTAAAGCCCGGTAGCAAAACCGAAAAGGTTGATTTTACAACGCTTTCAAAAACAGGCGGCATTGTAAATGCATACAAAGCCTTGCAACTGGCCTCGAAAATGAAAAGTGAGGTTTTGCCAAACTAA